From Amycolatopsis sp. YIM 10, the proteins below share one genomic window:
- a CDS encoding DUF6531 domain-containing protein — protein sequence MANPLIAEVQDSTTAISGVPILESISETSKAIESGDWAAGVLGAAGTALDALGMAMDPFGSILAAGVGWLIEHCGPLSDALDALTGNPDEIKAHSETWKNVGTELSSISADLAKMIEEDTASWLGPAGDAYRTRGADTATLIAGAQTAAEGASSGIATAGEVVGAVRSLVRDIIAELVGHMISWALQVLFTLGIGLAWVVPQVVSAVAKTAMKIADITKKLVQALSKLSPLLKKLGDSFGDAAKALKNIKGGNPPKPETTRGGGGDTTPSGAGPTPKPPPGQSNGGGGDSTTSSSAKPDGSSGNPPPPSPRPDPTPTPNPTPTPTPTPTPPPPAPQPRGGGGNTPPANNSGSGPRDRAMPDENKTCVTDPVDVATGEVLMTQIDLVLPGAVVDLELSRTHLSGYRAGRWFGPSWASTVDQRLELGREGIRFYAEDGMVLVYPVPAGAPVLPLEGPRYPLHATPEGYRLSAGERELYFAGTGNVVPLTAIEQRGSRTEFRYGQDGAPAGLRRDDGTEIQFSAADGRVVALGAPGAAPLVRFGYNRLRQLSAVADFEGRPMTLDYDFEHRLVGWQDRNGTWYRYVYDAAGRCVRTAGANGYYNATFTYEPGTTRHTDATGNTWIYRLNEAGQLVERVDPLGGTRRYTWSRYDQLLSQVDEIGREIRYEYENGELVAVIRPDGSVLAADAPVARSLPLPGATPSTGPAAAPDPMADEQATDASARPGNRDLFGRPQVVHTASGGETRLGWTAQGRRAWRIGPHGDRQAWLHDAEGRVVEYRDAAGGVRRRGYGPFGLVLEDIDTAGARTTYTYDGELRPTSVTNPQGLTWRYTYDAAGRLVEEIDYDGRRLTYTYDAAGQLRRMTNGLGQPTEFDYDALGNVVARRTTEEITRYGYDELGHLVFAENPESRLEIVRDGRGRIVTETINGLGVCWDYDDTSVRRLTSSGVDSEWAFGDTGLPRSLRIGGHEVGFAYDEVDREIVRSVDGVVVLRRRFDAEDRLAEEEITGVGRRVYGYRPDGRLAAVDDAARPWRLAFDQAGRVSEAHGPAGVERFTHDAAGRITSAATPVLPGQRTHRGNALVSAGTTRYTGDAQGRVTGRYRTDPDGERSWTYTWDQLDRLRSARTPDGARWTYHYDPLGRRFAKRRWITGANGEPELAGDTRFLWSGFDLVERVETDAAGATRILTWERHPGDSRPIVQIERSGSDDQGNFRAVITTPAGAPSELLDERGAVVWQDQGSFWGAAVPGAGPAAIPLAFPGQHRDEETGLHYNVFRYYDPETARYLSQDPLGLAAAPDPVGYVGEPLLIGDPLGLVGSCGKTGGPETPKRPRPDDFDQHPDLKPPPAKRTDLGIDVLRMTPEEFEKFKPRLDEMMNADKHFFWSGGYKKHNPDGEDPYLGSIEFKANQVAKEHGGNTLEGLIADNKLKMPDWVPPSKMNDPNQGFWSHGDHGSSNLDQKKLVSEKWDHASETFAKNSKEDTHVVFPDKPGDKTSTGIDNPNGDIYPYRRPDNIFDKIEYPKLEQNGIKVTEHNAETGATRPYRKP from the coding sequence ATGGCCAATCCGTTGATTGCCGAGGTCCAGGACTCGACCACGGCGATATCCGGGGTACCGATCCTGGAGTCGATCAGTGAAACCAGCAAGGCGATCGAAAGCGGTGACTGGGCTGCCGGTGTGCTCGGCGCCGCCGGGACCGCGCTGGACGCGCTCGGCATGGCGATGGACCCGTTCGGGTCGATCCTGGCCGCCGGGGTCGGCTGGCTGATCGAGCACTGTGGACCGCTCTCGGACGCGCTGGACGCGCTCACGGGCAATCCGGACGAGATCAAGGCGCACTCGGAGACGTGGAAGAACGTCGGCACCGAGCTGTCGTCGATCAGCGCGGACCTGGCCAAGATGATCGAAGAGGACACCGCCTCCTGGCTCGGTCCGGCCGGGGACGCCTACCGCACCCGGGGTGCCGACACCGCGACCTTGATCGCCGGGGCGCAGACCGCGGCCGAGGGCGCGTCCAGCGGGATCGCGACCGCGGGTGAGGTGGTCGGCGCGGTCCGGTCGCTGGTGCGCGACATCATCGCCGAGCTGGTCGGGCACATGATCAGCTGGGCGTTGCAGGTGCTGTTCACCCTGGGCATCGGCCTGGCCTGGGTGGTGCCGCAGGTGGTCTCCGCGGTGGCCAAGACCGCGATGAAGATCGCCGACATCACCAAGAAGCTGGTCCAGGCGCTGAGCAAGCTCTCGCCGCTGCTCAAGAAGCTCGGGGACTCCTTCGGCGACGCCGCCAAGGCGCTCAAGAACATCAAGGGCGGCAACCCGCCGAAGCCGGAGACCACGCGCGGGGGCGGCGGCGACACCACGCCCAGCGGCGCCGGACCCACGCCCAAACCGCCGCCCGGGCAGAGCAACGGCGGTGGTGGGGACTCCACCACCAGCAGCAGTGCCAAGCCGGACGGCTCGTCGGGCAACCCGCCGCCGCCGTCGCCCAGGCCCGACCCCACTCCGACCCCCAACCCGACGCCCACACCTACACCGACGCCGACACCGCCGCCCCCGGCACCGCAGCCGCGAGGTGGCGGCGGCAACACCCCGCCCGCGAACAACTCCGGATCGGGCCCGCGCGACCGCGCGATGCCGGACGAGAACAAAACGTGCGTGACGGACCCGGTGGACGTGGCGACCGGCGAGGTCCTGATGACCCAGATCGACCTCGTCCTGCCCGGGGCGGTGGTGGATCTGGAGTTGTCGCGCACCCACCTGTCGGGGTACCGCGCCGGCCGGTGGTTCGGGCCGTCGTGGGCGTCCACAGTGGACCAGCGGCTGGAGCTGGGCCGCGAGGGGATCCGGTTCTACGCCGAGGACGGCATGGTGCTGGTCTACCCGGTCCCGGCCGGTGCGCCGGTGCTGCCACTGGAGGGCCCGCGTTATCCGCTGCACGCCACGCCGGAGGGGTACCGGCTGTCGGCGGGTGAGCGCGAGCTGTACTTCGCCGGTACCGGGAACGTCGTCCCGCTCACCGCGATCGAGCAGCGGGGCAGCCGGACCGAGTTCCGGTACGGCCAGGACGGCGCGCCCGCCGGGCTCCGCCGCGACGACGGCACCGAGATCCAGTTCAGCGCCGCCGACGGCCGGGTGGTCGCGCTCGGCGCACCGGGGGCCGCGCCGCTGGTGCGGTTCGGCTACAACCGGCTGAGGCAGCTCAGCGCGGTGGCCGACTTCGAAGGCCGCCCGATGACGCTGGACTACGACTTCGAGCACCGGCTCGTCGGCTGGCAGGACCGCAACGGCACCTGGTACCGCTACGTCTACGACGCGGCAGGCCGGTGCGTGCGCACCGCCGGGGCGAACGGCTACTACAACGCGACCTTCACCTACGAGCCCGGCACCACCCGGCACACCGACGCCACCGGGAACACCTGGATCTACCGGCTCAACGAGGCCGGTCAGCTGGTCGAGCGGGTCGACCCGCTGGGCGGCACCCGCCGGTACACCTGGAGCCGGTACGACCAGCTCCTGTCCCAAGTGGACGAGATCGGCCGCGAAATCCGGTACGAGTACGAGAACGGGGAACTGGTCGCGGTCATCCGGCCGGACGGTTCGGTGCTGGCCGCGGACGCCCCGGTGGCCCGCTCCCTGCCGCTGCCCGGAGCCACGCCGTCGACCGGGCCCGCCGCCGCCCCCGATCCGATGGCCGACGAGCAGGCGACGGACGCCTCGGCGCGCCCGGGGAACCGGGACCTGTTCGGCAGGCCCCAGGTTGTGCACACCGCCTCCGGTGGCGAGACCCGGCTGGGCTGGACGGCACAGGGCAGGCGCGCCTGGCGCATCGGCCCGCACGGCGACCGGCAGGCCTGGCTGCACGACGCCGAAGGCCGGGTGGTCGAGTACCGCGACGCGGCGGGCGGGGTCCGACGCCGTGGTTACGGGCCGTTCGGCCTGGTGCTGGAGGACATCGACACCGCGGGCGCGCGCACGACCTACACCTACGACGGTGAGCTGCGCCCGACCTCGGTGACGAACCCGCAGGGCCTGACCTGGCGCTACACCTACGACGCCGCGGGCAGGCTGGTCGAGGAGATCGACTACGACGGCCGTCGCCTCACCTACACCTACGACGCGGCCGGGCAGCTGCGGCGCATGACCAACGGACTCGGCCAGCCGACCGAGTTCGACTACGACGCGCTCGGCAACGTCGTGGCCCGGCGCACCACCGAAGAGATCACCCGCTACGGCTACGACGAGCTGGGCCACCTGGTCTTCGCCGAGAACCCCGAGTCACGCCTGGAGATCGTCCGGGACGGGCGCGGCCGGATCGTCACCGAGACGATCAACGGGCTCGGTGTCTGCTGGGACTACGACGACACGAGCGTGCGCCGCCTGACCTCGTCCGGTGTGGACAGTGAGTGGGCCTTCGGCGACACCGGTCTGCCCCGGTCGCTGCGGATCGGCGGCCACGAGGTCGGGTTCGCCTACGACGAGGTCGATCGCGAGATCGTTCGCAGCGTGGACGGCGTGGTGGTGCTGCGGCGGCGGTTCGACGCCGAAGACCGGCTGGCCGAGGAGGAGATCACCGGGGTCGGGCGGCGCGTCTACGGCTACCGTCCCGACGGCAGGCTCGCCGCGGTCGACGACGCCGCGCGGCCGTGGCGGCTCGCCTTCGACCAGGCCGGTCGCGTCAGCGAGGCGCACGGTCCGGCCGGGGTCGAACGGTTCACCCACGACGCGGCCGGTCGCATCACCTCGGCCGCCACGCCGGTCCTGCCGGGGCAGCGCACCCACCGCGGCAACGCGCTGGTCTCGGCGGGCACCACCCGCTACACCGGCGACGCGCAGGGACGGGTCACCGGGCGGTACCGCACCGATCCGGACGGCGAGCGGTCCTGGACCTACACCTGGGACCAGCTCGATCGCCTGCGCAGCGCGCGCACGCCCGACGGCGCACGCTGGACCTACCACTACGACCCGCTGGGCAGGCGGTTCGCCAAACGGCGCTGGATCACCGGCGCGAACGGCGAGCCCGAACTCGCCGGGGACACGCGGTTCCTGTGGAGCGGTTTCGACCTGGTGGAACGGGTGGAGACCGACGCGGCCGGGGCGACCCGGATCCTGACCTGGGAACGTCATCCCGGTGACAGCCGCCCGATCGTGCAGATCGAGCGCTCCGGCTCCGACGACCAGGGCAACTTCCGCGCCGTGATCACCACGCCGGCCGGCGCGCCCAGCGAACTGCTCGACGAGCGGGGCGCGGTGGTCTGGCAGGACCAGGGCAGCTTCTGGGGCGCGGCGGTGCCGGGTGCCGGGCCCGCGGCGATCCCGCTGGCCTTCCCCGGTCAGCACCGCGACGAGGAAACCGGGCTGCACTACAACGTCTTCCGTTACTACGACCCGGAAACCGCGCGGTACCTCAGCCAGGACCCGCTCGGCCTGGCCGCCGCACCCGACCCGGTCGGTTACGTCGGCGAACCACTGCTCATCGGCGACCCGCTCGGACTGGTGGGTTCCTGCGGCAAGACCGGCGGACCGGAAACCCCGAAACGCCCCCGGCCGGACGACTTCGACCAGCATCCCGATCTCAAGCCGCCACCGGCGAAACGGACCGACCTCGGTATCGACGTGCTGCGCATGACGCCGGAGGAGTTCGAGAAGTTCAAGCCGCGGCTGGACGAGATGATGAACGCCGACAAGCACTTCTTCTGGTCCGGGGGCTACAAGAAGCACAACCCCGACGGCGAGGATCCCTATCTCGGCTCGATCGAGTTCAAGGCGAACCAGGTCGCCAAGGAACACGGCGGCAACACGCTCGAAGGCCTCATCGCCGACAACAAGCTGAAGATGCCCG